The DNA region TCATGGCAGGTCAGCTAGACTACGGATAAGGGCATCCAGGGGCCTGCCCACGTGGAATCCACTCCCGTCTCCACGTCCACAATAAAGAAACACACAACCCAGAAGCTCTCGACTACGTACGGGAAGTACAGGAAGGACACGCAGAGGATGATGCGATTAGGGCCGGACTAGTGAGCAGGGACATGGAAGAACATCACCCACCCGAAAACGATGCACCGGCGACCGATACGGCCGCCGTGTCCGACGGCACCTTCTGGCTTGGTGACGACGGCATCGTGCGCGCCATCGTCCCGCCCGGCGCCGAAGACACGCTGGCAAAGGCCAAAGACTCTCTCAAGAGGATCGCCAAGGCCGGCAGAGGAATACCCCGGCCAGTGCTGGTAGACATTCGCTGGATTAAATCCGCCACACTGGAGGCACGCCGCTTCTGGGGCAGCGATGCCCTGAAGGGTGTGGTGACCGCCACCGCCTTGCTTGTCGCCTCGCCGGTGAGCCGGGTAATGGGTAACTTTTATATCGGCATCAACCGCATGCGCGTACCCACGCGTATGTTCACCGACGAGCCCGAGGCCCTGGAATGGCTGAAAGGTTTTCTGAAACCAGACAGACCGGCATAACTGCAATGGAGCGCATACGTATCACAGTCCCTGACGACCGCATTTCTCGGGGCAGAGACGGTATTCAATGAACACCCGTCGACAGCAACAGGCCGATCCGCGTATCTCGCAGATCCTGGATGCGATCTACCGGATCGCCTTCGGCGAACTCGACGCGCGTACCAAACCGACAGACGCAGGCGATGAGCTAGACGCCATCATGACCGGCCTCAATATGCTCGCCGAAGAGCTCGATGCCCGCGTCAATGATCTCAGCCGGCTCAACGAGGAACTCAGGGCATCCGAAGAGCGCTTCGAGGCGATATACAATACCGCCGTAGCCGGCATCACCACGGTGCACGTATCGGACAGGCGTCTCCGGATGGTCAACGACGTCTTCTGCAGGATGGTCGGTTATTCGCGCGAAGAGTTGATCGGCCGGCGGTTCGACATGCTGCACGAACCGGCCAATTTACCGTACGTGATCGAATCCTTCAGCGATGCCAGCACCAAAACAACCAGCGTGGCCGCGGATATTCCTGTACGGCGCAAGGACGGCAGCAACTTCATTGCCGAGATCGGCAGCGCCCGCCTGATGCTTGGCGGAGAGCTTTATCTGGTATCCATTTTCCATGACGTTACCGAACGTGCGTACATGGCCGATGAACTCGCACGGCTTTATCAGCAGCACCATGCGGTCACGGAGAGCATTTCCGACATCCTGTACCGGGTCGACCTCAACGGCAAGCTGGTATGGTGGAACACTGCGCTACACAAAGCGAGCGGCCGTCTGGCGAATGAACTGCGGAACCTGGCGGCCGCCGAACTGCTTGCCGAATCCGACCGCCCCTCCATCGCGCGCATGATCGCCAACGTGATAGGCAACGGTTATGCAGAAGCCGAGGTGCATCTTCTGACACCTGATGGACCCGCGCTGTACCACTTCAATGGCGTGGCCATCAAGAACCATACCGGACAGACTGTCGGCGTGGCCGGTGTCGGACGTGATGTCACCGAGCATCGCAGGAACGAGGTCCAGCTCCAACAGGCCAACCGCGCGCTGGGCGCACTCAACGCCAGCGACGAGATACTCGGCAGCGCGGTCAGCGAGGAGGACCTGGTCGCCGGCACCTGCAGAAACATCGCTGAGATCGGGGACTATCCCTTTGTATGGGTCGGCTATGTCCAGGACAAACCCAATGACCCGTTACGGCATTTCGCCTCCGCCGGCCAATGTTCGTGCACCCCGGAGAGCTGCGGTCTGGTGAGCGGCGCGGATGAAACCGGGCAGACGCCGACCGGCATCGCCATACGCACCGGTGAGATATACACCGTCCAGAACGTGGATGATTTCAAAGCCGCCCCCGAGTGGGTCGCACACGTTAGAGAACACGGGTTCCATTCGATGATCGCGCTCCCGCTGCTGTCACAGGGGTGGGTGTTCGGGGTGCTGTCGGTGTATGCCGGGGAAACGGATGCCTTTGACGAACAGGAAATCGGACTGCTCACGGATCTCGCCCGTTCCCTGACCCGCGGCATCGAATTCAAGCGCGCGCAGAAAAGGGAGAAGCAGATCGAGGAGCAGATCGAGCACATGGCGTTTCATGACAGCCTGACCGGCCTGCCCAACCGGGCCATGATGCTGCAAATGCTTGAACGCGACCTCGCCACTGCGCGCCGCCACAACGGCCAGGTCGCCATCATGTTCATGGACCTGGACGACTTCAAGCTGGTCAACGACACCCTGGGGCACGAGGCGGGCGATAAGCTCCTGCGCCAGGTCGCCGGTCGCTTCCGCGAGATCGTCCGCACCAGCGACTTCGTGGCCAGGCAGGGCGGCGACGAATTCGTGCTGCTGATATCGCATCACAGCAACGGGAGGCCGGCAGACGAGAATCAACTAAGCCAGGATGCCGCCATTCTCGCCCAGCGCATTCTCGAGGCACTCAAGACGCCGTTCACGATTGCCGGCCAGGATGCCTACGTCGGCGTCAGTATCGGCATCAGCCAGTACCCGCTCGACGGCACCGATATCGACGATCTCATGCGCCATGCCGATACGGCCATGTATCGCGCCAAAGAGCTGGGGAAGGGTGGGTATCAGTTTTACTCCAGGGAGTTGTCCGATCGACAGCAGCAACGCATGTCGCTGGCCAACAGCCTGCACAAGGCCATTGAAGCGGCGCAGTTCGAGCTTGTATATCAGCCGGTCGTCGAGCTGGCGCAGGGGCGCATGGTGGGCGTGGAGGCATTGCTGCGTTGGCGCAGGGAAGACGGACAGCTCACGCCACCCACCGAGTTCGTAACCATCGCTGAGGAGACCGCCCTCATTCTCCCGATTGGCGAATGGGTCCTCAAAGAGGCATGTCGCCAGATCAGTGCCTGGCAGGACGCTGGCATGAAGCTGATCGTCGCGGTCAACATATCGGCAAGGCAACTGCTGCAGGAAGGCTTCGCGGACCAGGTCATGTCCGTGATCAAGGAAGCCGGTGTCGACCGGGAGTCACTGGAGTTGGAGGTGACCGAGAGCGCCATGATTCTGGACCCGGAGCGCATGGAGTCCGCACTGAACCAGCTCAACGCGCAAGGCATCGCCATCGCCCTGGATGACTTCGGCACGGGTTTTTCTTCACTGCACCGCCTCAAACACATGCCTTTGAGCATGCTCAAAATCGACCGTGCTTTCGTCATGGGCCTGCCCGATGACCTGGACAATGCCGCCATCGTCACCGCGACCGTTCAGCTGGCCAGAAGCCTGGGGCTCGCGTCTCTTGCTGAAGGCATCGAAACCGCCGAACAGCTCGACTACCTGAGACAGATCGGCTGTGGCTACGGGCAGGGCTACTTCTTCTCCAGGCCAGTAGATGCCGCCGAGATCGAGCGCCTTTACACGAACGAGGTTCGCTGGATTCCATCGGCCTGACCTCGGCGCGGAGCATATGAGTCGTCACGTAAACATACGCTCGATAGTCAGCGCCTGCATGCTGATTGTGTGCATTGTGGCTTTTATGCCGGTTCGCGTTTGGGCGGATTCAAAATCAGGCGATGCCGAGACAGCAAATAGACTTCCGTATATCCATCTGAGTCAGGACGGTGCCCATTTCGTCATCGGCACATCGGGCAAGGCATTCATCCCCTGGGGATTCAACTACGATCACGACGATCGCAAGCGCCTTCTTGAAAATTACTGGCTCGACGAATGGCCAACGATTGAAAAGGATTTCGAGGAGATGAAAAGCCTTGGCGCCAATGTCGTACGCATCCATTTGCAGCTGGGGAAGTTCATGTCATCTCCCGACAGGCCGAACTGGCAGGCTCTGAACCAGTTGGCGCGAGTTTTGGCACTGGCGGAGCGGACAGGGCTGCATCTGGATATCACCGGACTGGGTTGCTACATAAAGCAGGATATCCCTGAATTGATGAATTCAATCAATTCGTGGACCGTTCGCGCAGCATGGTCGACGGCTATATCGGTTTTTACTGGGGTACGACCCCGGCCGGGTACGCCCGCAGAGAAAATGATATATCGGCTGGGATCATGGCCGCATGGTTGAAATACTTCCGCAGCAAAGGGCCGAAGATCGCAGGTTCCGATTCCCGCATACAATTGCACTAGTAAAATACTTTCTCGGACATACGTATCCTCAATCCCAAAGATGCCATGCCCCTGTGTGAAGGCCCTTCAGTGGCACCGACACCAAAACCATAAATCAGCGCGTAACAGTAGCTGGCACACAAAGGGCTGTAAGCGCAAGGGCTTGATCTGCTGGCGGAAACGGTTGTAAAAGTCCGCTTTCGCGCCTGAGCTGGACATCCCATCTGGTAACCCCACCTGATTCACGGTTATCTTCCTGTGGATGCCCGCAAACGGCCGGGGTTTAAGATTTTTGAATAACTCAATGGGGAGTTGAACGTGAAAAAGCTGGAGCAGGTATTCGAGAGTTTTTTGTGGAACAGCCGCCTGGTGGTACTGGCTGCCGTCGTGGCGAGCCTGGCCGCCGCCATCGCCGTGTTTTACATGGCCACCGTGGATACCTGGTACATGCTGACCCACCTGACGCACTACGCCTCGTCCGGGCTGACCATTGAAGCGCGCATGGACCTGCGGGCGGAAACGGTCACCCACGTGGTCGAGATCATCGACGGCTACCTGCTTGCCACCGTCATGCTCATCTTCGCACTGGGCCTGTACGAGCTGTTCATCAGCAAGATCGACGCAGCGGAAAGCTCGGAACGCAGTTCCAAGGTGCTGTTCATCAGCAACCTGGACGACCTCAAGGCCCGCCTGGCCAAGGTCGTGCTGATGATCCTGATCGTCAAGTTCTTCGAGCATGCCCTGGAGATGACGCTCGACACGCCCCTGCAGATGCTTTACTTCGCCGCCGGTATCGCTCTGATCGGTTTGGCGCTGTATCTCTCGCACGCTTCGGACAGCCCGCACGGCGCCGAGGAAAAGAACGAAGCAGCAAAACACTGAAGCAGGGCAGAAGAAAAGCAAAAAGGGGGAGGCTTTTTCAAGCTTCCCCCCTTTTTATTGTCAGCCCGAGGAACGGTTACTGCCTGACGCCGTAGCCGCGCTTCAGGAACCACAGGCTGGCGGTGAACAGGCCGCCCGAAAAAGCGATCAATACCAGCAGCGAAACCCACAGTTTGATGTCGGACTGGCCGAGAATGCCGTAGCGGAAGGCATTGATCATGTACAGGATCGGGTTCGCCAGAGACACCTTCTGCCAGATTTCGGGCAGCATGTGAATGGAGTAGAACACACCGCCCAGGTAGGTGAGGGGTGTCAGCACGAAGGTCGGCACGATCGAGATGTGATCGAAGCTGTTGGCGAAAATGCCGTTGAGGAAGCCGCCCAGCGCGAACAGGCCCGAGGTGAGCATGAATACCAGGGCGATCACGAAAAAGTTGTGGATATGCAGCGGCGCGAAAAACAACGCCACGACCGACACCGCCAGTCCCACCACCAGACCGCGCGCCATGCCGCCGGTAATGAACCCGAGCAGCATCACCCAGTTGGGCATGGGGGAGACCAGCATCTCCTCGATGTGATGCTGGAACTTGGCGCCGTACACCGACGACACCACGTTGGCGTAGGAGTTGGTGATGATGGACATCATGATCAGCCCCGGCACCATGAACTCCATGTAGCTGTAGCCGTCCATCTCGCCGATGCGGTTACCGATCAGGTGCCCGAAGATCACGAAGTACAGCGCTGTGGTGATCATGGGCGGCAGCACCGTCTGCATCCAGATACGCATGAAACGCAGAACCTCGCGGATGACGATGGTCTTGTAGGCGATAAATATTTCGTTCGCGTTCATATCAGGCGTTTTCCTCGTTTTCCTTGGCGTCTTCGGGGCTATGGCCCACCAGATCGAGGAACAGTTCTTCCAGCCGGTTGGTCTTGTTGCGCATGCTGAGCACCTCGATGCCGTGACGGGTGAGGTCGGCGAACAGCTGGTTCACGCCGTCCTCACGCGCTATCTCGGCCTCGATGGTGTGCTCGTCCACCAGACGTACCGCATGTTCTGGCAGCGAGGGCAGCTCGCTCACCGGATCCTTCAGGTCCAGCACGAAGGTCTCGACGTTGAGCTTGGCCAGGATGTTCTTCATCCCGGTGTTTTCAACCAGCTCACCGTTGTCGATGATGCCGATGTTGCGGCACAGGCTTTCGGCCTCTTCCAGATAATGCGTGGTGAGGATGATCGTCGTGCCGTCATTATTGGTATCGCGCAGGAAGTCCCACATCGAGCGGCGTAGCTCGATATCCACGCCTGCCGTCGGCTCGTCCAGGATCAGCAGACGCGGGCGGTGCACCAGGGCGCGCGCGATCATCAGGCGGCGTTTCATGCCGCCGGACAGGCTGCGCGCCATGGTACGGCGCTTGTCCCACAGGCCCAGCTCCTTGAGCAGGGCGTTGGTGCGTTCGCGCGCCACCGGGCGGTCGATACCGTAGAACCCCGCCTGGTTGATGATGATCTCCTCCACCGGCTCGAAGCCGTTGAAGTTGAACTCCTGCGGGACCAGGCCGATGTAGCGCTTGACCTGCTGGATCTCTCGGTCCAGGTCCTTGCCGTATACCTGCACGGTGCCCGAGGTCTTGCGCACCAGCGAGGTGATGATGCCGATGGTGGTGGATTTGCCCGCACCGTTGGGGCCGAGCAGGGC from Gammaproteobacteria bacterium includes:
- a CDS encoding ABC transporter ATP-binding protein; amino-acid sequence: MTTALSIRNLRKTYDNGVEALKGISLDVAEGDFYALLGPNGAGKSTTIGIITSLVRKTSGTVQVYGKDLDREIQQVKRYIGLVPQEFNFNGFEPVEEIIINQAGFYGIDRPVARERTNALLKELGLWDKRRTMARSLSGGMKRRLMIARALVHRPRLLILDEPTAGVDIELRRSMWDFLRDTNNDGTTIILTTHYLEEAESLCRNIGIIDNGELVENTGMKNILAKLNVETFVLDLKDPVSELPSLPEHAVRLVDEHTIEAEIAREDGVNQLFADLTRHGIEVLSMRNKTNRLEELFLDLVGHSPEDAKENEENA
- a CDS encoding ABC transporter permease; amino-acid sequence: MNANEIFIAYKTIVIREVLRFMRIWMQTVLPPMITTALYFVIFGHLIGNRIGEMDGYSYMEFMVPGLIMMSIITNSYANVVSSVYGAKFQHHIEEMLVSPMPNWVMLLGFITGGMARGLVVGLAVSVVALFFAPLHIHNFFVIALVFMLTSGLFALGGFLNGIFANSFDHISIVPTFVLTPLTYLGGVFYSIHMLPEIWQKVSLANPILYMINAFRYGILGQSDIKLWVSLLVLIAFSGGLFTASLWFLKRGYGVRQ
- a CDS encoding EAL domain-containing protein, producing MNTRRQQQADPRISQILDAIYRIAFGELDARTKPTDAGDELDAIMTGLNMLAEELDARVNDLSRLNEELRASEERFEAIYNTAVAGITTVHVSDRRLRMVNDVFCRMVGYSREELIGRRFDMLHEPANLPYVIESFSDASTKTTSVAADIPVRRKDGSNFIAEIGSARLMLGGELYLVSIFHDVTERAYMADELARLYQQHHAVTESISDILYRVDLNGKLVWWNTALHKASGRLANELRNLAAAELLAESDRPSIARMIANVIGNGYAEAEVHLLTPDGPALYHFNGVAIKNHTGQTVGVAGVGRDVTEHRRNEVQLQQANRALGALNASDEILGSAVSEEDLVAGTCRNIAEIGDYPFVWVGYVQDKPNDPLRHFASAGQCSCTPESCGLVSGADETGQTPTGIAIRTGEIYTVQNVDDFKAAPEWVAHVREHGFHSMIALPLLSQGWVFGVLSVYAGETDAFDEQEIGLLTDLARSLTRGIEFKRAQKREKQIEEQIEHMAFHDSLTGLPNRAMMLQMLERDLATARRHNGQVAIMFMDLDDFKLVNDTLGHEAGDKLLRQVAGRFREIVRTSDFVARQGGDEFVLLISHHSNGRPADENQLSQDAAILAQRILEALKTPFTIAGQDAYVGVSIGISQYPLDGTDIDDLMRHADTAMYRAKELGKGGYQFYSRELSDRQQQRMSLANSLHKAIEAAQFELVYQPVVELAQGRMVGVEALLRWRREDGQLTPPTEFVTIAEETALILPIGEWVLKEACRQISAWQDAGMKLIVAVNISARQLLQEGFADQVMSVIKEAGVDRESLELEVTESAMILDPERMESALNQLNAQGIAIALDDFGTGFSSLHRLKHMPLSMLKIDRAFVMGLPDDLDNAAIVTATVQLARSLGLASLAEGIETAEQLDYLRQIGCGYGQGYFFSRPVDAAEIERLYTNEVRWIPSA
- a CDS encoding YqhA family protein — translated: MKKLEQVFESFLWNSRLVVLAAVVASLAAAIAVFYMATVDTWYMLTHLTHYASSGLTIEARMDLRAETVTHVVEIIDGYLLATVMLIFALGLYELFISKIDAAESSERSSKVLFISNLDDLKARLAKVVLMILIVKFFEHALEMTLDTPLQMLYFAAGIALIGLALYLSHASDSPHGAEEKNEAAKH